From Variovorax sp. PMC12, the proteins below share one genomic window:
- a CDS encoding ABC transporter ATP-binding protein, which translates to MNRIEPHTLAPPPELSPSVPAVEVLSAEKTYPNGTQALLPVDLSIAEGEFVTLLGPSGCGKSTLLKMVAGMLEPSDGRLLVWRKPVGQLHDSARKMSFVFQSPTLMPWASVRTNVRLPLDLAGVPRKEADARVMESLALVGLEKFADALPRALSGGMQMRVSIARGLVTQPDLLLMDEPFGALDEITRHKLDADLLELWRKKKLTVIFVTHSIHEAVFLSSRVVMMAARPGRVVEQFHIDEPYPRSADFMVTPEFARHAKQLQDSLLRASSTDEEHAR; encoded by the coding sequence ATGAACCGCATCGAACCCCACACCCTGGCGCCACCGCCGGAACTCTCGCCTTCGGTGCCCGCCGTCGAAGTGCTCTCGGCCGAGAAGACCTACCCCAACGGCACGCAGGCGCTGCTGCCGGTGGACCTGTCGATCGCCGAGGGCGAATTCGTCACGCTGCTCGGCCCCTCGGGCTGCGGCAAGAGCACGCTGCTGAAGATGGTGGCGGGCATGCTCGAGCCCAGCGACGGGCGGCTGCTGGTGTGGCGCAAGCCGGTGGGCCAGTTGCACGACAGCGCACGCAAGATGTCGTTCGTGTTCCAGTCGCCCACGCTGATGCCGTGGGCCAGCGTGCGCACCAACGTGCGGCTGCCGCTGGACCTGGCCGGCGTGCCGCGCAAGGAGGCCGACGCGCGGGTGATGGAGTCGCTCGCGCTTGTGGGGCTGGAGAAGTTCGCCGACGCGCTGCCGCGTGCGCTCTCGGGCGGCATGCAGATGCGCGTGTCGATCGCGCGCGGCCTCGTCACGCAGCCCGACCTGCTGCTGATGGACGAGCCCTTCGGCGCGCTCGACGAGATCACGCGCCACAAGCTCGACGCCGACCTGCTCGAGCTGTGGCGCAAGAAGAAGCTCACCGTGATCTTCGTGACGCACTCGATCCACGAAGCCGTGTTCCTGTCGAGCCGCGTGGTGATGATGGCCGCGCGTCCGGGCCGCGTGGTTGAGCAGTTCCACATCGACGAACCGTACCCGCGCAGCGCCGACTTCATGGTGACGCCCGAATTCGCACGCCACGCCAAGCAGCTGCAGGACAGCCTGCTGCGCGCCAGCAGCACCGACGAGGAGCACGCGCGATGA
- a CDS encoding ABC transporter substrate-binding protein, translated as MRSFALSLAGAAAIAFLATAPAQAEDKFTYMTNWYAQAEHGGFYQAVAQGIYKKYGLDVTIKMGGPQVNITQMMAAGQADCIMGSSDIQMMQVREGGVPVVNVAAFFQKDPQVLIAHDDVKKFEDLKGKTLLIGAQAQRGYWPWLKAKFGFTDEQTRPYTFNIQPFVADKNTAQQGYLTSEPYAIQKAGVKSTVLMFSDHGFPAYATTVSCMEKTLKDRNKQVAAFVKASAEGWKSYLADPAPANALIKKDNPNMTDDQLAYSVAKLKEMGMITGGDASKLGIGVMTDARAKASYDFLVSAKLLDPSKVELTKTYTTEFVKDAKVLP; from the coding sequence ATGCGCTCCTTCGCACTGTCCCTGGCCGGCGCCGCCGCCATCGCCTTCCTCGCCACCGCGCCCGCGCAGGCCGAGGACAAGTTCACCTACATGACCAACTGGTACGCGCAGGCCGAGCACGGCGGCTTCTACCAGGCCGTGGCGCAAGGCATCTACAAGAAGTACGGCCTGGACGTGACCATCAAGATGGGCGGCCCGCAGGTCAACATCACGCAGATGATGGCCGCCGGCCAGGCCGACTGCATCATGGGCTCGAGCGACATCCAGATGATGCAGGTGCGCGAAGGCGGCGTGCCGGTGGTCAACGTGGCGGCCTTCTTCCAGAAGGACCCGCAGGTGCTGATCGCGCACGACGACGTGAAGAAGTTCGAAGACCTGAAGGGCAAGACGCTGCTCATCGGCGCGCAGGCACAGCGCGGCTACTGGCCCTGGCTGAAGGCCAAGTTCGGCTTCACCGACGAGCAGACGCGCCCCTACACCTTCAACATCCAGCCCTTCGTGGCCGACAAGAACACCGCGCAGCAGGGCTACCTGACCTCCGAGCCCTACGCCATCCAGAAGGCCGGCGTGAAGAGCACGGTGCTGATGTTCAGCGACCACGGCTTCCCGGCCTACGCCACCACCGTGTCGTGCATGGAAAAGACGCTGAAGGACCGCAACAAGCAGGTCGCCGCCTTCGTGAAGGCCTCGGCCGAAGGCTGGAAGAGCTACCTCGCCGATCCGGCGCCCGCCAACGCGCTGATCAAAAAGGACAACCCCAACATGACCGATGACCAGCTGGCCTACAGCGTCGCCAAGCTCAAGGAAATGGGGATGATCACCGGCGGCGATGCTTCCAAGCTGGGTATCGGCGTGATGACCGATGCGCGCGCCAAGGCGAGCTACGACTTCCTCGTGAGCGCGAAGCTGCTCGACCCGTCGAAGGTGGAACTGACCAAGACGTACACGACCGAGTTCGTGAAGGACGCCAAGGTCCTGCCCTGA
- the lnt gene encoding apolipoprotein N-acyltransferase yields the protein MARAPASPLANLFRLLGFGAAGLAQALSMASPAGGKPLWWLQLLSLGALVWLLDGLRAQGAGWRRGGLHGWLFSTAWLTGSFWWLFISMHTYGGLPAPLAAIAVLALAAALGLYYAAAAAWFVVRGPKGRVTGALVFAALWTLAELVRGSWFTGFPWGAGGYAHVEGPFAALAPWVGVYGIGAAAALVAALVALHRPVRMADAVPGVALLALVFAVPHLVPPLRDDVRGAGGATGSLNVALLQGNIPQDEKFIPGGGIETALRWYGEQLRDAKASLVVTPETALPLLPQQLPPGYLDAIRARYSQGSQAAIVGLPMTGLGGPGTYSNSVLGFQPGASQVYQYSKHHLVPFGEFIPTGFRWFIQMMNIPLGDFSRGGLAQAPFVWQGQRIAPNICYEDLFGDEIGANFRDEASAPTILLNVSNIAWFGDSVAIDEHLSISRMRALEFARPMVRSTNTGATVVIDAEGRVTHELPRLTRGVLEASVEGRRGLTPYARWVAPFGLWPLWILAMGIVGAAFALRRRGRD from the coding sequence CGCGCCGGCTTCCCCGCTCGCCAACCTGTTCCGCCTGCTCGGCTTCGGTGCGGCCGGCCTCGCCCAGGCGCTTTCGATGGCTTCGCCCGCCGGCGGCAAGCCGCTGTGGTGGCTGCAGCTGCTGTCGCTCGGCGCGCTGGTCTGGCTGCTCGACGGCTTGCGCGCGCAGGGAGCGGGCTGGCGCCGCGGCGGCCTGCACGGCTGGCTGTTCTCCACCGCGTGGCTCACCGGCAGCTTCTGGTGGCTCTTCATTTCGATGCACACCTACGGAGGCCTGCCCGCGCCGCTGGCGGCCATTGCCGTGCTTGCCCTGGCCGCCGCGCTGGGGCTCTACTACGCCGCGGCGGCGGCATGGTTCGTGGTGCGCGGCCCGAAAGGGCGTGTGACGGGCGCGCTGGTGTTCGCGGCGCTCTGGACACTCGCCGAACTCGTGCGCGGCAGCTGGTTCACCGGCTTTCCATGGGGCGCCGGCGGCTATGCGCACGTCGAGGGGCCGTTCGCGGCGCTCGCGCCGTGGGTGGGCGTCTACGGCATCGGGGCGGCGGCTGCGCTGGTGGCTGCGCTGGTCGCATTGCATCGCCCGGTTCGCATGGCCGACGCGGTGCCGGGCGTGGCGCTCCTCGCGCTGGTGTTCGCCGTGCCGCATCTCGTTCCGCCGCTTCGCGACGACGTGCGGGGCGCGGGCGGCGCGACCGGCAGCCTGAACGTCGCGCTCCTGCAGGGCAACATCCCGCAGGACGAGAAATTCATTCCGGGCGGCGGCATCGAGACCGCATTGCGCTGGTACGGCGAGCAACTGCGCGATGCCAAGGCTTCGCTCGTCGTCACTCCCGAGACCGCCTTGCCGCTGCTGCCGCAGCAACTGCCGCCCGGCTACCTCGACGCCATCCGGGCGCGCTACAGCCAGGGCAGCCAGGCCGCCATCGTCGGCTTGCCCATGACGGGGCTCGGCGGCCCGGGCACCTACAGCAACTCGGTGCTGGGCTTCCAGCCCGGCGCCTCGCAGGTCTACCAGTACAGCAAGCACCACCTGGTGCCGTTCGGCGAATTCATTCCCACGGGCTTTCGCTGGTTCATCCAGATGATGAACATTCCGCTCGGCGACTTCTCGCGCGGCGGCCTCGCACAGGCGCCCTTCGTCTGGCAGGGCCAGCGCATCGCGCCGAACATCTGCTACGAAGACTTGTTCGGCGACGAGATCGGCGCGAACTTCCGCGACGAGGCCAGCGCCCCGACCATCCTGCTCAACGTGAGCAACATCGCGTGGTTCGGCGACTCGGTGGCCATTGACGAGCACCTTTCCATCTCGCGCATGCGCGCGCTCGAATTCGCGCGGCCGATGGTGCGCTCCACCAACACCGGCGCCACCGTGGTGATCGACGCCGAAGGCCGCGTGACGCACGAACTGCCGCGCCTCACGCGCGGCGTGCTCGAAGCGAGCGTCGAAGGCCGGCGCGGCCTCACGCCGTATGCCCGCTGGGTGGCGCCCTTCGGGCTGTGGCCGCTGTGGATCCTGGCGATGGGCATCGTGGGCGCAGCCTTCGCGCTGCGCCGCCGCGGCCGTGATTGA
- a CDS encoding NAD(P)H-dependent oxidoreductase has product MRVLVVYCHPVETSFHAALHQEVLKNLRAAGHEVDDCDLYAEGFNPVLSREERLGYHDMPSNQLPLAPYVERLQWAEGIVFCFPTWCFGLPAMLKGYFDRLFMPGVAFDISDPANVKPMLTHIKRISAVVTYGRPRWMAMYMGDPPRKIVTRYMKRLTGQKAKVDYHAHYHMNIATEPQLKRFMARVGQAMARFA; this is encoded by the coding sequence ATGCGCGTGCTCGTCGTCTATTGCCATCCGGTCGAAACCAGCTTCCATGCCGCCCTGCACCAGGAGGTGCTGAAGAACCTGCGCGCCGCCGGGCACGAGGTGGACGACTGCGACCTCTATGCCGAGGGCTTCAACCCGGTGCTGTCCCGCGAGGAACGACTGGGCTACCACGACATGCCGTCCAACCAGCTGCCGCTCGCGCCCTACGTGGAGCGGCTGCAGTGGGCCGAGGGCATCGTGTTCTGCTTCCCCACGTGGTGCTTCGGCCTGCCGGCGATGCTCAAGGGCTACTTCGACCGGCTTTTCATGCCCGGCGTGGCCTTCGACATCAGCGACCCGGCCAACGTGAAGCCGATGCTCACGCACATCAAGCGCATCAGCGCCGTGGTCACCTATGGCCGTCCGCGCTGGATGGCGATGTACATGGGCGACCCGCCACGAAAGATCGTGACGCGCTACATGAAGCGGCTCACCGGCCAGAAGGCCAAGGTGGACTACCACGCCCACTACCACATGAACATCGCGACCGAGCCCCAGCTCAAGCGCTTTATGGCGCGCGTGGGCCAGGCGATGGCGCGCTTCGCATGA
- a CDS encoding amidohydrolase family protein: MNAPAHIDNLRLPRWLLPADWPLHEGVPVLARIEIEAGRVHSVRPMHAADLPASSGWDAAGRLALPGFLDAHTHLDKTFTLPRMKEVRPGLLGAIDAMLADRVHWTSADVRERASRGLQWAWECGTTHVRTHVDWWEPESLPMAWPVMAELAQEWAGKVRLEQVSLIKLPLFEDAAQAMRLAKQVKATGPHALLGGFVHSTNWSENALRNLLVAAQACDLDIDLHVDEELNAAAVGLQTTARILREIGYEGRVVCGHICALSVQPEAQAFATLDAVARAPITVVSLPATNLLLQDAVTGRTPRQRGITLVKEARERGIPLLFASDNVQDPFCRLGSFDPVEALGTAALVAQLDEPFDSWSQTLCRGDWLQRAPAASSPTLVGARADLVLFTQADRHGWPSRTATRVVLRDGRVTHGDATPFFTQ, from the coding sequence ATGAACGCGCCCGCGCACATCGACAACCTGCGGCTGCCGCGCTGGCTGCTGCCGGCGGACTGGCCGCTGCACGAGGGCGTGCCGGTGCTGGCGCGCATCGAGATCGAGGCGGGCCGCGTGCATTCGGTGCGGCCGATGCACGCTGCCGACCTGCCCGCCTCGTCGGGCTGGGATGCCGCCGGCAGGCTGGCGCTGCCCGGCTTCCTCGACGCGCACACGCACCTCGACAAGACCTTCACGCTGCCGCGCATGAAAGAGGTGCGGCCCGGCCTGCTCGGCGCCATCGACGCGATGCTCGCCGACCGCGTGCACTGGACATCCGCCGACGTGCGCGAGCGCGCCTCGCGCGGCCTGCAGTGGGCCTGGGAATGCGGCACCACGCATGTGCGCACGCACGTCGACTGGTGGGAGCCCGAGTCGCTGCCGATGGCCTGGCCGGTGATGGCCGAACTCGCGCAGGAATGGGCCGGCAAGGTACGGCTGGAGCAGGTGAGCCTCATCAAGCTGCCGCTGTTCGAAGACGCGGCGCAGGCGATGCGGCTGGCCAAGCAGGTGAAGGCCACCGGGCCGCATGCGCTGCTCGGCGGCTTCGTGCACTCCACCAACTGGAGCGAGAACGCGCTGCGCAACCTGCTGGTCGCGGCGCAGGCCTGCGACCTCGACATCGACCTGCATGTGGACGAAGAGCTCAACGCCGCAGCGGTCGGGCTGCAGACCACGGCGCGCATCCTGCGCGAGATCGGCTACGAAGGCCGCGTGGTCTGCGGCCACATCTGCGCGCTCTCCGTCCAGCCCGAGGCGCAGGCCTTCGCCACGCTCGACGCGGTGGCGCGCGCGCCCATCACCGTGGTGTCGCTGCCCGCCACCAACCTGCTGCTGCAGGACGCCGTCACCGGCCGCACGCCGCGCCAGCGCGGCATCACGCTGGTGAAGGAAGCGCGCGAGCGCGGCATTCCGCTGCTGTTTGCGAGCGACAACGTGCAAGACCCCTTCTGCCGGCTCGGCAGCTTCGACCCGGTGGAAGCGCTGGGCACCGCCGCGCTGGTGGCCCAGCTCGACGAGCCCTTCGACAGCTGGTCGCAGACGCTGTGCCGCGGCGACTGGCTGCAGCGCGCGCCGGCGGCATCCAGCCCCACGCTGGTCGGCGCCAGGGCCGATCTCGTGCTGTTCACGCAGGCCGACCGCCACGGCTGGCCCTCGCGCACCGCCACCCGCGTGGTGCTGCGCGACGGCCGGGTGACGCACGGCGACGCGACGCCCTTCTTCACCCAGTAA
- a CDS encoding Csu type fimbrial protein — protein MKNPSFLLAAVLAISTTSAAVAATSTSTFQVLINVNKACVVIAGPTSNIDFGSVASYATGLSASNSISVTCSKSTPYNVGLLPSNNSTTGGGVMSPVVAGPDTVPYQLRSVSATGPVWGSTATATSVGNGVAGTGTGAAQTIPVWATVANANVTPGAYIDTVTVQVNY, from the coding sequence ATGAAAAACCCTTCTTTCCTCCTCGCAGCCGTTCTTGCAATCTCCACCACCAGCGCGGCGGTAGCGGCAACGAGCACCTCCACATTCCAGGTCCTCATCAACGTGAACAAGGCCTGCGTGGTCATCGCGGGTCCGACATCGAACATCGATTTCGGCTCGGTGGCTTCCTACGCCACCGGCCTGTCCGCCAGCAACAGCATCAGCGTGACCTGCTCCAAGTCGACGCCCTACAACGTCGGCCTGCTGCCCTCGAACAACAGCACCACCGGCGGGGGCGTGATGAGCCCCGTCGTGGCCGGCCCGGACACCGTTCCCTATCAGCTCCGTTCGGTGAGCGCGACGGGGCCCGTCTGGGGCAGCACTGCCACGGCCACCTCGGTTGGCAACGGTGTGGCCGGCACCGGCACCGGCGCTGCTCAAACGATCCCCGTGTGGGCTACGGTCGCGAATGCCAACGTGACCCCGGGTGCCTACATCGACACCGTGACCGTCCAGGTCAACTACTGA
- a CDS encoding ABC transporter permease: MKKNIPLMSQPRVQRVLYPVLIGVVLVALWQWMVVAMELPAYLVPSPYLMMQTLVTDWTPLGNALLVTLKITVLSFLLATVAGVLISFLFVQSKRIETALFPYAVLLQVTPIVAVAPLIIIWVKNPVAAMTVCAALVALFPIISNTTLGLRSIDPDLQSYFKLNRATRWQQLVRLRIPSALPYFFGGLRISSGLALIGAVVAEFVAGTGGSGAGLAYQILQAGFQLNIPRMFAALLLISLTGVALFVLMAWLTKVALGSWHASELSQD, encoded by the coding sequence ATGAAGAAGAACATTCCCCTGATGAGCCAGCCGCGCGTACAGCGCGTGCTGTACCCGGTGCTGATCGGCGTGGTGCTGGTGGCGCTGTGGCAGTGGATGGTGGTGGCGATGGAGCTGCCGGCCTACCTCGTGCCCTCGCCCTATCTGATGATGCAGACGCTGGTGACCGACTGGACGCCGCTGGGCAACGCGCTGCTGGTCACGCTGAAGATCACGGTGCTGTCGTTCCTGCTGGCCACGGTGGCGGGCGTGCTGATCTCGTTCCTGTTCGTGCAGAGCAAGCGCATCGAGACCGCGCTCTTTCCGTACGCGGTGCTGCTGCAGGTGACGCCCATCGTGGCGGTGGCGCCGCTGATCATCATCTGGGTGAAGAACCCCGTGGCCGCCATGACGGTGTGCGCGGCGCTGGTGGCGCTGTTCCCGATCATCAGCAACACCACGCTGGGCCTGCGCAGCATCGACCCCGACCTGCAGAGCTACTTCAAGCTCAACCGCGCGACGCGCTGGCAGCAGCTGGTGCGCCTGCGCATTCCGAGCGCGCTGCCGTACTTCTTCGGCGGCCTGCGCATCTCCAGCGGCCTTGCGCTGATCGGCGCGGTGGTGGCGGAGTTCGTCGCGGGCACGGGCGGTTCCGGCGCAGGGCTGGCCTACCAGATCCTGCAGGCGGGCTTCCAGCTGAACATCCCGCGCATGTTCGCCGCGCTGCTGCTCATTTCCCTCACCGGCGTCGCGCTCTTCGTGCTGATGGCCTGGCTCACCAAGGTGGCGCTGGGCTCGTGGCATGCGAGCGAACTTTCCCAGGATTGA
- a CDS encoding fimbrial biogenesis chaperone, whose product MPRLLRHTFVLALVLAHAVASASGLQVSPVTLTLQATQNADGLWLSNAGDGVVHAQVRVYHWSQENGAEKLTPSRELLVSPPMVQLAASERQLIRVIRAGVPASAVESSYRVIIDELPVEVKEKKGLQLVLRYSVPIFIAAAGAPQSTAAPRLTWSLRGEGGQAVLEVVNSGGMHAQLADLEFVDTVGRRTAVHAGLMGYVLPGASMRWPLKTSAEAFALGGVLETKINGNATQEKMPPLQRVR is encoded by the coding sequence GTGCCCCGCTTGCTGCGCCACACCTTCGTCCTCGCGCTTGTCCTGGCGCATGCAGTCGCCTCGGCGAGTGGACTGCAGGTTTCTCCGGTCACGCTGACGCTCCAGGCCACGCAGAACGCCGATGGCCTTTGGCTCAGCAATGCCGGCGACGGCGTGGTGCACGCCCAGGTGCGGGTCTATCACTGGTCACAAGAGAACGGTGCCGAAAAACTGACGCCCTCGCGCGAACTCCTTGTGAGCCCGCCGATGGTGCAGTTGGCCGCGTCCGAACGGCAGCTGATTCGTGTCATCCGCGCTGGCGTTCCTGCCAGCGCGGTCGAAAGCTCGTATCGGGTCATCATTGACGAGTTGCCGGTCGAGGTGAAGGAAAAGAAGGGCCTGCAACTGGTGCTGCGCTACTCGGTGCCCATCTTCATTGCGGCTGCGGGCGCACCACAGTCAACTGCTGCGCCCCGGCTCACATGGTCGCTGCGCGGCGAAGGCGGCCAGGCGGTGCTTGAAGTTGTCAACAGCGGCGGCATGCATGCACAGCTTGCCGACCTGGAGTTTGTCGATACCGTCGGCCGACGCACGGCGGTGCATGCCGGCTTGATGGGCTACGTCTTGCCGGGCGCGAGCATGCGTTGGCCCCTGAAGACTTCCGCAGAGGCCTTTGCCCTCGGCGGCGTTCTGGAAACAAAGATCAATGGCAATGCGACGCAGGAAAAGATGCCGCCGCTTCAACGCGTCCGCTGA
- a CDS encoding creatininase family protein: MLHGYIPPHRFLPYLSWTEIAALPDRENTVIVLPCGAIEQHGPHLPCSVDSVISSGVMGKALEKLPADVRAFALPPITYGKSEEHLHFPGTMTLTGTTLLATVTEIGESVYRAGFRKLLFANGHGGQPQVLEMAARELRLRHGDFVVVPHGVSRLPSAASKQVSEQEKKLAMHAGHSETALMLALAPETVHMERAVANFPPPFPIKLLSADGRPACAWTARDFGPSGVIGDPTTATREQGEAILETLSDSWVQALTELHALRWVVREEATWERGHQQGFIQQQFEGA, from the coding sequence ATGCTCCACGGCTACATCCCGCCCCACCGCTTCCTGCCCTACCTGAGCTGGACCGAAATCGCCGCGCTGCCCGACCGCGAGAACACCGTCATCGTGCTGCCCTGCGGCGCCATCGAGCAGCACGGGCCGCACCTGCCGTGCTCGGTCGACAGCGTCATCTCGTCGGGCGTGATGGGCAAGGCGCTCGAGAAGCTGCCGGCGGATGTGCGCGCCTTCGCGCTGCCGCCCATCACCTACGGCAAGTCGGAGGAGCACCTGCACTTTCCCGGCACCATGACGCTGACCGGCACCACGCTGCTCGCGACAGTGACCGAGATCGGCGAGTCGGTGTACCGCGCGGGCTTTCGCAAGCTGCTGTTCGCCAACGGCCACGGCGGCCAGCCGCAGGTGCTGGAGATGGCCGCGCGCGAACTGCGCCTGCGCCACGGCGACTTCGTGGTGGTGCCGCACGGCGTGTCGCGCCTGCCGAGCGCGGCCAGCAAGCAGGTGAGCGAGCAGGAGAAGAAGCTCGCGATGCACGCCGGCCATTCCGAGACCGCGCTGATGCTCGCGCTGGCGCCCGAGACGGTGCACATGGAGCGCGCGGTGGCCAACTTCCCGCCGCCCTTTCCCATCAAGCTGCTGTCGGCCGACGGCCGCCCGGCCTGCGCCTGGACCGCGCGCGACTTCGGCCCGAGCGGCGTCATCGGCGATCCGACCACGGCCACGCGCGAACAGGGCGAAGCCATTCTCGAAACGCTCTCCGACAGCTGGGTGCAGGCGCTGACGGAGCTCCACGCGCTGCGCTGGGTCGTGCGCGAGGAAGCCACCTGGGAGCGCGGGCACCAGCAGGGCTTCATCCAGCAGCAGTTCGAAGGCGCCTGA
- a CDS encoding FAD-binding oxidoreductase produces MNAPVSAIEQLLLELPDLDWITDESRVTRLSSDFSWFSPVLVRQLKDKRADVVVRPRTEEEIRAVVGACARRGVPITIRGSGTGNYGQTTPLAGGVVLDMTGYNSCLWVRPGVARAQAGIRLGELEKQTRPTGQEMRCVPSTYRSATLGGLFGGGFGGVGSINYGPLGAPGNVIGIRAMSIEAEPQVVELRGAEAMRMHHLWGTNGLVLELEIALAPAHPWLETLVTFDDFERALHFAYKLAHAPGIVKRGVSFFAAPISDHLAQLAAHLPKGCHTVLSLVAESSEPALLQLVEAHGGTVGYRKTAAEVQKSNRTLMEFTWNHTTLHALKIDPTLTYLQSGFVPGRHVEQVIEMEKLLGANGEVMMHLEFIRNVAGLMTCSGLQLVRFSTEERLQEIMRIHREHNVHINNPHVNIVEDGKAGGPLPPEVIAVKKRFDPMGLLNPGKLRDWPVKGAGGA; encoded by the coding sequence ATGAATGCTCCCGTTTCCGCCATCGAGCAACTGCTGCTCGAACTGCCCGACCTCGACTGGATCACCGACGAAAGCCGCGTCACGCGGCTGTCCTCCGACTTTTCCTGGTTCAGCCCCGTGCTGGTGCGCCAGCTCAAGGACAAGCGCGCCGACGTGGTCGTGCGCCCGCGCACCGAGGAAGAGATCCGCGCCGTGGTCGGTGCCTGCGCGCGCCGCGGCGTGCCCATCACCATCCGCGGCAGCGGCACCGGCAACTACGGCCAGACCACGCCGCTGGCCGGCGGCGTGGTGCTCGACATGACGGGCTACAACAGCTGCCTCTGGGTGCGCCCCGGCGTGGCGCGCGCGCAGGCCGGCATCCGCCTGGGCGAGCTCGAAAAGCAGACCAGGCCCACGGGGCAGGAGATGCGCTGCGTGCCCTCTACCTACCGCAGCGCGACGCTGGGCGGCCTGTTCGGCGGCGGCTTCGGCGGCGTGGGGTCCATCAACTACGGGCCGCTGGGCGCGCCGGGCAACGTGATCGGCATCCGCGCGATGAGCATCGAGGCCGAGCCGCAGGTGGTCGAACTGCGCGGCGCCGAGGCCATGCGCATGCACCACCTGTGGGGCACCAACGGCCTGGTGCTGGAACTGGAGATCGCCCTGGCGCCTGCGCATCCGTGGCTCGAAACCCTGGTGACCTTCGACGACTTCGAGCGCGCACTGCACTTCGCCTACAAGCTCGCGCACGCGCCGGGCATCGTGAAGCGCGGCGTGAGCTTTTTCGCCGCCCCCATCTCCGACCATCTGGCGCAGCTCGCCGCGCACCTGCCCAAGGGCTGCCACACGGTGCTGTCGCTGGTGGCCGAATCGAGCGAGCCCGCGCTGCTGCAGCTGGTCGAAGCGCACGGCGGCACCGTGGGCTACCGCAAGACGGCGGCGGAGGTGCAGAAGAGCAACCGCACGCTGATGGAGTTCACGTGGAACCACACGACGCTGCACGCGCTCAAGATCGATCCGACGCTGACCTACCTGCAGAGCGGCTTCGTGCCCGGCAGGCATGTGGAGCAGGTGATCGAGATGGAAAAGCTGCTGGGCGCGAACGGCGAGGTGATGATGCACCTGGAGTTCATCCGCAACGTGGCGGGCCTCATGACCTGCAGCGGGCTGCAGCTGGTGCGCTTCAGCACCGAGGAGCGGCTGCAGGAGATCATGCGCATCCACCGCGAGCACAACGTGCACATCAACAACCCGCACGTGAACATCGTGGAAGACGGCAAGGCCGGCGGGCCGCTGCCGCCCGAGGTCATCGCGGTGAAGAAGCGCTTCGACCCGATGGGGCTGCTGAACCCCGGCAAGCTGCGCGACTGGCCGGTGAAGGGCGCGGGGGGCGCCTGA